The DNA sequence CGCCCTCCCAGTAGCCCACCATCTCCCGGTACGCCGCCGAGCCGGCCAGCAGCCCCTGGTGGCTGTCCAGGTGGGCCTGCCCGCCGTCGAGCAGGAGCACCCGCCGGGCCCGCACCGCCGAGCTGATCCGGTGCGCGATCACCACGAGGGTGCCGGGCCGGGCGGCGAACGCCAACTCCAGGCGCGCCTCGGTGGCCGGGTCCAGGTGGCAGGTCGCCTCGTCGAGGATGAGCAGCGGCGCCGGCGACAGCCAGGCCCGCAGCAGCGCCACCTGCTGGCGCTCCCCCGCGGACAGCGCCGCCGGTCGCAGCGTCGCGTCGAGGCCACCGAGCCGGGCCACCAGACCGGCCAGGCCGAGCCGGTCCGTCGCCCGGATGATCGTCGGGTCGTCCAGGTCCGGCCGCAGGTAGCGGACGTTGTCCCGGACCGTGCCGGTGAACACGTACGCCTCCTGCGGGATCAGCACCCGGCGGGCGGCCAGCTCGGCCGGGGTCGCCGCGCCGGTCGGCGTGCCCGCGACGTGGACCGTGCCCGACCCGGGGCACAGCACGCCGGCCATCAGCCCTGCCAACGTGGACTTGCCGATCCCGCTCGCGCCGACGATCGCCAGGTGGTCACCGGCCGGCACGGTCAGGTCGAAGCCGTCGAGCACCGGCGCGGCGTGCGGCCCGTACCGGAAGGTCACCGCCCGCAGCGACAGCGCGGGCGCGGCCGGGTCGGGCGGCGGCGCCGCCGTCGCGCCGCCGGGCTCCCCCGGGGGTACGCAGGTGCGCAGCAGCCGGTCGAGGGTGACCACGAAGCGCAGGCCGCCGGCCGCCACGCCCTGGAACAGCGTGTGCAGCGCCGGCTGGATGCCGTGCACGACGTAGACCAGCGCGCCGAGCAGCGCGCCCGGCCCGAGGCCGCGCCCGAGCAGCCACGGCGCGGTCAGCAGCAGCACCGGCACCGGCAGCCACCCGCCGACGGCCAGGCTCAGGCTGCGCGCGGCGGCCATGGTGGCCAGCCGTCGCTCCACCCGCGCCTGCGCGTCGACGTGGCCGCCGAGCCAGCCGACGACCCGGTCCCCGGTCCCGCTGACCGTGACGTCACGATGGCCGGTCACCGCGACCACCGCGTCCCGGCCGAGCCGCTCACCGGCCCGGACGTACTCGCGTTGCCGGGCCACCATCGCCGGCAGGGCGGCGGCGAAGAGCAGCAGACCGGCGAGGACCGGCACGGTCACCAGCAGCGCGACCGGGGCGGCCAGGGAACAGAGGCCGACGACGGCCGCGCCGGCGGCGAACACGAAGCCCCGGACCACCATCAGCAGGCCGGCCCAGGTGTCCCGGACGATCTCCACCTGGTGGGTCAGCCGGGTCACCGCCGCGTCGTCGACCCGCCCGTCGCTCGCGCCGGCCAGCGTGCCCGCGACGACCCGCCGCAGCAGGTCGTCGCGGAACGGTTCCACCACGTCGCCCAGCAGCCCGTACGCCTGCCGGGTGCCGAGCGCGCCGACCAGCACGGCGAGCGCCAGCAGGCCCAGCCAGAGCAGCCCGACGCCGGGCCGACCGGCCAGGAACCCGCCGTCCACGGCGCGCGCGGTCAGCAGGCCGGTCAACGCCGCCGGCAGCGCCTCGGCCAGCGACCAGCCGGCCAGCCGCAGCAGCGGACGGCGTCGCGTCGACAGCTC is a window from the Micromonospora sp. DSM 45708 genome containing:
- a CDS encoding ABC transporter ATP-binding protein — its product is MTTVGAVVRAELSTRRRPLLRLAGWSLAEALPAALTGLLTARAVDGGFLAGRPGVGLLWLGLLALAVLVGALGTRQAYGLLGDVVEPFRDDLLRRVVAGTLAGASDGRVDDAAVTRLTHQVEIVRDTWAGLLMVVRGFVFAAGAAVVGLCSLAAPVALLVTVPVLAGLLLFAAALPAMVARQREYVRAGERLGRDAVVAVTGHRDVTVSGTGDRVVGWLGGHVDAQARVERRLATMAAARSLSLAVGGWLPVPVLLLTAPWLLGRGLGPGALLGALVYVVHGIQPALHTLFQGVAAGGLRFVVTLDRLLRTCVPPGEPGGATAAPPPDPAAPALSLRAVTFRYGPHAAPVLDGFDLTVPAGDHLAIVGASGIGKSTLAGLMAGVLCPGSGTVHVAGTPTGAATPAELAARRVLIPQEAYVFTGTVRDNVRYLRPDLDDPTIIRATDRLGLAGLVARLGGLDATLRPAALSAGERQQVALLRAWLSPAPLLILDEATCHLDPATEARLELAFAARPGTLVVIAHRISSAVRARRVLLLDGGQAHLDSHQGLLAGSAAYREMVGYWEGAGDRVRSSRRPERSAPLPSGSGRRSSP